A single region of the Salicibibacter cibi genome encodes:
- the tatC gene encoding twin-arginine translocase subunit TatC, with protein sequence MVNNQTTDQTAIEHYGELRGMIIRSLLFLGIALVVMVILMHWLIPYLTSHASTGETSLVLLGPMEVMRIYFLVGLVLAIGFSIPYVGYEIWKFARPALTEKESKMVLTYIPGSAILFVLGLLFGYFIVFPIVYSFLIGLGAIHFDMMITAQQYFSFLLMTTLPIGFVFQLPIAMMFLTSLGVFVPEQMRKVRKYAYFGMVVFSVLITPPDFVSDVLLIIPLILLYEFGLYVSQIVHRKKRSTMTAEQT encoded by the coding sequence ATGGTTAATAATCAAACAACAGATCAAACAGCGATAGAACATTATGGTGAACTACGTGGTATGATTATTCGATCACTTCTATTTTTAGGTATTGCCCTCGTTGTTATGGTCATTTTGATGCATTGGCTGATCCCGTATTTGACATCTCACGCTTCCACAGGAGAAACTTCTCTAGTTTTGTTAGGCCCAATGGAAGTCATGCGTATTTACTTTCTTGTAGGATTGGTACTGGCCATTGGTTTTTCTATCCCTTATGTAGGTTATGAAATATGGAAATTTGCTCGCCCGGCTTTAACCGAGAAGGAAAGCAAAATGGTTTTGACCTATATCCCGGGAAGCGCCATTTTATTTGTTCTAGGTTTACTTTTTGGATATTTTATTGTTTTTCCCATCGTGTATTCATTCTTGATCGGACTGGGAGCCATTCATTTTGACATGATGATTACCGCGCAGCAATATTTCTCTTTCTTGCTTATGACAACGTTGCCGATAGGTTTTGTATTTCAATTGCCGATCGCCATGATGTTTTTGACGTCTTTGGGGGTGTTTGTCCCCGAGCAAATGCGCAAGGTTCGTAAATATGCTTATTTTGGAATGGTTGTTTTTTCTGTTCTTATCACACCTCCTGATTTCGTGTCGGATGTTTTGCTTATTATCCCCCTCATATTGTTGTATGAGTTTGGGCTATATGTTTCACAAATTGTGCATCGGAAAAAAAGAAGCACAATGACGGCAGAACAGACTTAA
- the tatA gene encoding twin-arginine translocase TatA/TatE family subunit yields MGGIGTIGIPGLILILLIALLIFGPKKLPQIGSAFGETLSAFKKSTNQIMDDVNLQDDEE; encoded by the coding sequence ATGGGAGGTATAGGAACGATTGGCATACCAGGGTTAATCCTTATATTGTTAATAGCACTTCTGATTTTCGGTCCCAAAAAATTGCCACAGATTGGTTCTGCTTTTGGTGAAACATTATCGGCTTTTAAGAAATCTACCAACCAGATCATGGATGATGTGAATCTACAGGACGATGAAGAATAA
- a CDS encoding GMC family oxidoreductase, which produces MATELPHKQAVIIGVGWAGGIIAAELAKQGFEVLGLERGEERTVDDFTMPKDELKYALDYDLMQDLSKETITMRNDEDMRALPMRQLGSFLLGSGLGGAGVHWNGVCPRFFPYDLEIRSQTIERYGEDKIPEDITLQDWGMTYEELEPYYDMFEKTLGVSGEDNEMTPPRSDDYPTPPMLETRAMKLFKATTDEMGYHPYIQPSANLSEQYTNPDGQTIEQCKYCAFCERFGCDYQAKADPLITVIPTAKETGNFEIHTHANVRSISQDGDIADGVYFIDETTKQEYFQPADIVILTAYVMNNVRLLLQSEIGEPYDSETQDGVIGKHYCYQIGAGATGMFENEKFNLYAGAGALGMRIEDYNADNFDHSDQDFLHGGVLTLGQSGNRPIATNPVPPDTKSWGSDFKQASIHYFPRTLSIGTQGASLPHRYNYLDLDPTYTDQYGDPLLRMTYNFTDQDRKLAEHQAERAAEIMENMGADIVTPNNDTEGDYDIVPYQSTHNTGGVIMGEDPETSAVNNYLQMWDCENMFVVGASAFPHNSGNNPTPTVGALAYRAAEGIEEYLNNGGGQLVSSKNSTQKA; this is translated from the coding sequence ATGGCTACAGAATTACCACATAAGCAAGCTGTGATTATTGGCGTTGGATGGGCAGGTGGCATCATAGCAGCAGAGTTAGCGAAACAAGGCTTTGAAGTTTTGGGTCTTGAACGTGGGGAAGAACGTACGGTTGACGACTTTACTATGCCTAAAGATGAATTAAAATACGCATTAGATTATGATCTTATGCAAGATCTTTCAAAAGAAACGATAACGATGCGTAATGATGAAGACATGCGTGCTTTGCCCATGCGTCAACTTGGTTCATTTTTGCTTGGAAGTGGACTAGGTGGGGCGGGAGTTCATTGGAATGGTGTTTGCCCTAGGTTCTTTCCTTATGACCTTGAAATTCGCTCCCAAACCATTGAACGTTATGGAGAAGATAAGATTCCAGAGGACATTACGTTGCAAGATTGGGGCATGACGTATGAAGAGCTTGAACCTTATTATGACATGTTTGAAAAAACGCTTGGGGTTTCCGGGGAAGATAATGAAATGACACCGCCTCGTTCTGATGATTATCCGACCCCTCCTATGCTTGAGACACGGGCAATGAAACTTTTTAAAGCGACAACAGATGAAATGGGCTATCATCCCTACATTCAACCATCAGCGAATTTATCTGAACAATATACCAATCCGGATGGGCAAACGATTGAACAATGTAAATATTGCGCATTTTGTGAAAGGTTCGGGTGTGATTATCAAGCCAAAGCAGATCCCCTTATTACGGTTATTCCAACTGCCAAAGAAACGGGCAATTTTGAAATTCATACACATGCAAATGTTCGTTCAATATCGCAAGACGGGGATATCGCTGACGGGGTTTATTTTATCGATGAAACGACAAAACAAGAATACTTTCAACCGGCAGATATTGTTATTTTAACAGCCTATGTCATGAATAACGTCCGGTTGCTTTTACAATCCGAAATTGGTGAACCATATGATTCCGAAACACAAGACGGAGTGATTGGCAAGCATTATTGTTACCAAATTGGGGCTGGAGCTACTGGGATGTTTGAGAATGAAAAATTCAATCTTTACGCTGGGGCAGGGGCACTAGGGATGAGAATCGAAGATTATAACGCGGACAACTTTGATCATAGCGACCAGGACTTTCTTCATGGGGGTGTATTAACTTTAGGCCAAAGCGGAAACCGACCTATCGCAACAAATCCTGTACCTCCTGATACAAAATCATGGGGAAGCGATTTTAAACAGGCTTCTATCCATTATTTCCCCCGTACGCTATCGATAGGAACTCAAGGGGCAAGTTTACCTCATCGATATAACTATTTGGATCTTGATCCAACGTACACGGACCAGTATGGAGATCCCTTATTACGCATGACTTATAATTTTACTGACCAAGATCGTAAACTAGCTGAACACCAGGCAGAACGAGCCGCAGAAATTATGGAAAATATGGGGGCCGACATTGTGACACCAAACAACGACACAGAGGGTGACTACGACATTGTCCCTTACCAATCAACACACAACACTGGTGGGGTAATTATGGGGGAAGATCCGGAAACTTCTGCCGTTAATAATTATTTACAGATGTGGGATTGTGAGAACATGTTCGTTGTTGGTGCGTCAGCATTTCCCCATAATAGTGGCAATAATCCTACACCAACGGTAGGTGCATTAGCTTATCGTGCAGCGGAAGGCATTGAGGAATATTTGAACAACGGTGGAGGTCAATTAGTGAGCAGTAAGAATTCGACGCAGAAAGCTTAA
- a CDS encoding gluconate 2-dehydrogenase subunit 3 family protein, which yields MEKNDDKQTDVNQSSSNRDETAAASSNEGISRRTFIKNTGLVAGGVVGGGVLGGVLGNQWFAGTDTETAGEAETDGESNNFQEARMFFKRPEDFQVLSAAVERIYPEDDIGPGAIALGVPYFIDKQLAGEYGFNARDYMQGPFYEGAPTQGNQSSMNRRDVFLQGVRLIQSIANENFNTAFFDLEGEQQDEILEAFENGEPEMPGMDSAAFFEVLRDATLRGAYSDPVYGGNQNMDGWRMKEYPGPQMAYIHMIEDDEYQDMEPVSLHDHN from the coding sequence GTGGAAAAAAATGATGATAAACAGACAGATGTCAATCAGTCATCATCGAATAGGGATGAAACAGCTGCTGCATCTTCAAATGAAGGAATCAGCCGACGTACATTTATTAAAAATACGGGACTCGTAGCAGGAGGAGTTGTCGGCGGAGGAGTTCTAGGCGGAGTTCTTGGAAACCAATGGTTTGCCGGAACAGACACTGAGACAGCTGGAGAGGCTGAAACAGACGGCGAGTCTAATAATTTTCAAGAAGCTAGAATGTTTTTTAAACGTCCGGAAGATTTTCAAGTACTTAGTGCAGCAGTGGAGCGTATTTATCCTGAAGATGATATTGGACCTGGCGCAATCGCTTTAGGTGTTCCATATTTTATTGATAAACAACTGGCGGGGGAGTATGGTTTTAACGCACGTGATTATATGCAAGGTCCATTTTATGAGGGGGCACCCACTCAAGGAAATCAAAGCTCGATGAACCGTCGAGATGTTTTTTTGCAGGGAGTCCGGTTGATTCAGTCCATCGCTAACGAAAATTTCAATACAGCTTTTTTTGACCTCGAAGGAGAGCAACAAGACGAAATCTTGGAAGCATTTGAGAATGGGGAACCAGAAATGCCAGGTATGGATTCGGCGGCTTTCTTTGAGGTTTTGCGTGATGCGACATTAAGAGGCGCATACTCTGATCCTGTGTACGGTGGCAATCAAAATATGGATGGCTGGCGCATGAAGGAATATCCAGGTCCTCAAATGGCGTATATTCACATGATTGAAGATGATGAATATCAGGATATGGAACCGGTAAGTTTACATGATCACAATTAA
- the tatA gene encoding twin-arginine translocase TatA/TatE family subunit, which produces MGGVGTIGIPGLILILLIALLIFGPKKLPQIGSAFGETLSAFKKSTNQIMDDVNLQGDEEEEAKKEESHEAKESESTQKE; this is translated from the coding sequence ATGGGTGGTGTAGGAACGATTGGCATACCCGGGTTAATCCTTATATTGTTAATAGCGTTACTGATTTTTGGTCCCAAAAAATTGCCACAGATTGGTTCTGCTTTTGGTGAAACATTATCGGCTTTTAAGAAATCCACCAACCAGATCATGGATGATGTGAATCTACAGGGTGATGAGGAAGAAGAGGCAAAAAAAGAGGAATCTCATGAAGCCAAGGAATCAGAGAGTACACAAAAAGAATAA
- a CDS encoding GMC family oxidoreductase, with the protein MPEQLDKVEVLVVGSGWAGGIVSAEMAKEGYDVVCLERGEEKSVEDYMHVKDELRFTSRHEMMQDLSSETVTSRHKRNITALPVRMQDDMNVGNDVGGGSVHWSGVTFRFLPYDFEIHTQTVDRYGEEKIPEGMTIQDWGISYEELEPYYDRFEKTAGISGEPNPLGPDRSDDYPNPPMVETPNIRLFRDAAENLGNHTYMLPAANSTTNYENPDGQNVAQCQYCAFCSAYGCDYGAKGDPIVTVLATAEETGNFELRAKSNVRRVNYDGEKATGVIYEDATTGIEYEQPADVVVLGAFTFTNTRLLLLSEIGTPYNPDTVEGVIGKNFTGHFLSKYGAVAFFNDRKFNLHMGAGALGAGFDDYAGDYIDHTDLDFLHGGEVEIRQYGDGPIDNNAVPEGTPNWGQEFKEKSLYYTNRNLRVHFQVGTLPWSFNYLDLDPTYKDQYGDPLLRVTNEYTDQDRNLMSYGVEVCREVAEEMGADIVDAEEISEEFDNTFTGGHYAGGVIMGDDPETSAVNNYLQMWDAENLFVVGASAFPHFGNYNPTGTVGALAYRAAEGIEEYLNNGGGQLVSSKNSTQKA; encoded by the coding sequence ATGCCAGAACAATTAGATAAAGTTGAAGTCCTTGTCGTAGGGAGCGGTTGGGCTGGTGGTATCGTGAGTGCCGAAATGGCCAAAGAAGGTTATGACGTTGTCTGTTTAGAACGAGGGGAAGAAAAATCTGTGGAAGATTATATGCATGTGAAAGATGAATTACGTTTTACATCGCGTCATGAAATGATGCAAGACTTATCTAGTGAAACGGTCACTTCACGGCATAAACGAAACATTACGGCCTTGCCGGTACGAATGCAAGATGACATGAATGTAGGTAATGATGTAGGCGGAGGGAGTGTCCATTGGTCAGGGGTGACTTTTCGATTCCTGCCTTATGATTTTGAGATCCACACCCAAACTGTTGATCGCTACGGTGAGGAGAAAATCCCTGAAGGGATGACTATCCAAGATTGGGGCATTTCTTATGAAGAACTTGAGCCTTATTATGATCGTTTTGAAAAAACGGCAGGAATATCCGGTGAACCTAATCCGCTAGGTCCTGATCGTTCTGATGATTATCCTAATCCTCCAATGGTTGAAACCCCTAATATTCGATTATTTAGAGATGCAGCTGAAAATCTCGGCAATCACACATATATGCTTCCTGCAGCCAATAGCACGACAAATTATGAAAATCCCGACGGACAGAACGTTGCTCAATGTCAGTATTGTGCTTTTTGCAGTGCTTATGGATGCGATTATGGCGCAAAAGGAGATCCTATTGTAACAGTACTTGCTACCGCTGAGGAAACCGGGAACTTTGAATTACGAGCAAAATCCAATGTGCGTCGTGTAAATTACGATGGAGAAAAAGCGACGGGTGTGATCTATGAGGATGCGACTACCGGTATTGAGTATGAACAACCGGCTGATGTTGTTGTTCTTGGCGCCTTCACGTTTACCAATACACGCCTTTTACTGCTGTCTGAAATCGGTACTCCATATAATCCTGACACTGTGGAGGGTGTCATCGGCAAAAACTTTACTGGACATTTTTTGAGCAAATATGGTGCAGTAGCTTTTTTTAACGATCGAAAGTTTAACCTCCATATGGGTGCTGGAGCTTTAGGTGCGGGGTTTGATGATTATGCTGGAGATTATATTGATCACACAGATCTGGATTTTTTGCATGGAGGAGAAGTAGAAATTCGACAGTATGGCGACGGACCGATCGATAACAATGCAGTTCCAGAAGGGACGCCAAATTGGGGACAGGAATTTAAAGAGAAATCATTGTATTATACAAACCGAAATTTGAGAGTCCATTTTCAAGTGGGGACACTTCCGTGGAGTTTTAATTATCTGGATCTCGATCCAACCTACAAGGATCAATATGGAGATCCGCTTCTTCGTGTGACAAATGAATATACCGATCAAGATCGTAATCTAATGAGCTATGGTGTAGAGGTATGTCGAGAAGTTGCTGAAGAAATGGGGGCGGATATTGTAGATGCAGAAGAAATTTCCGAAGAATTTGATAATACTTTCACAGGAGGACATTATGCCGGAGGGGTAATAATGGGTGATGATCCGGAAACTTCTGCCGTCAATAACTATTTACAAATGTGGGACGCAGAAAATCTGTTTGTCGTAGGAGCATCTGCGTTTCCACACTTCGGAAATTATAATCCAACAGGTACAGTAGGAGCTCTAGCTTATCGTGCAGCGGAAGGCATTGAGGAATATTTGAACAATGGTGGAGGTCAATTAGTGAGCAGTAAGAATTCGACGCAGAAAGCTTAA
- a CDS encoding gluconate 2-dehydrogenase subunit 3 family protein yields the protein MAEKNDDKQTDVNQSLSNSDETTNSSSNEGISRRTFIKNTGLVAGGVVGGGVLGGVLGNQWFAGTDTETAGEAETDGESNNFQEARMFFSRDEDFNILNAAVERIFPEDENGPGAIALGVPYFIDKQLAGSWGLNAKEYMRGPFQEGEPEQGYQSRMRRNELFIVGLRRINEVSEEQWQEKFVDIEIEQQDEVLMAFDNGDVEMKGASSALFFSLLRNVTLEGVYSDPLYGGNRNMEGWRMKEYPGAQPAYINVIEDEEFIETEPLSLRDHH from the coding sequence ATGGCGGAAAAAAATGATGATAAACAGACAGATGTTAATCAGTCGTTATCGAATAGTGATGAAACAACTAATTCATCTTCAAATGAAGGAATCAGTCGACGTACATTTATTAAAAATACGGGACTCGTAGCCGGAGGAGTTGTCGGCGGAGGAGTTTTAGGCGGAGTTCTTGGAAACCAATGGTTTGCCGGAACAGACACTGAGACAGCTGGAGAAGCTGAAACAGATGGCGAGTCTAATAATTTTCAAGAAGCTAGAATGTTTTTCAGCCGGGATGAAGATTTTAATATTTTAAATGCGGCTGTCGAACGAATTTTCCCCGAAGATGAAAATGGTCCCGGGGCGATTGCCTTAGGTGTTCCATATTTTATTGATAAACAGTTGGCAGGGAGTTGGGGTTTAAACGCAAAAGAGTATATGCGTGGTCCCTTTCAAGAAGGTGAACCTGAACAAGGATATCAATCGAGAATGAGAAGAAATGAGCTCTTTATTGTAGGGCTCAGAAGGATCAATGAAGTTAGTGAAGAGCAATGGCAAGAAAAATTTGTTGATATAGAAATAGAACAGCAAGATGAAGTTTTGATGGCTTTTGATAATGGGGATGTGGAGATGAAAGGAGCCTCATCCGCACTATTTTTTTCATTGCTTAGAAATGTAACGCTTGAAGGTGTATATTCTGATCCTCTTTACGGGGGAAATAGAAATATGGAGGGTTGGCGCATGAAGGAATACCCAGGTGCTCAGCCTGCTTATATCAATGTCATTGAAGATGAAGAATTTATAGAAACGGAACCTCTGAGTCTTAGAGACCATCATTAG